In the Chryseobacterium sp. MYb264 genome, one interval contains:
- a CDS encoding IS1182 family transposase, with product MLIQQEKLPLSAYSGLYDLIVPKENLLRKINELIDFSFIYDELLSKYCLNNGRNAESPVRMFKYLLLKSIYTVSDVDVVERSRYDMSFKYFLDMTPEEDVINPSSLTKFRKLRLKDSDLLSLLIGKTVSIAIEKGIIKSRSIIVDATHTLSMSNPFSTIEVLRERSKLLRKTVYQFDEEFKTKMPSKNIENDLNKELDYCRELEKRIENEASIREIPAVKEKLNLLKETVRDTGEQMVFSKDADAKTGHKSADSSFFGYKTHLAMSEERIITAAVVTSGEKGDGPELPKLLQMSQDNGMEVDAIIGDAAYSGKENLKIAGEQNIKIVARLNPSITQGFRKDEDRFDYNKDADRFVCPAGHLAIRKARGGKKHVGGNQVDTYYFDIEKCKVCPLKEGCYKEGAKSKTYSVSIKSDLHKEQMIFQESDYYKEKSKHRYKIEAKNSELKNVHGYDRAIANGIENMQMQGAMAIFTVNLKRILKLI from the coding sequence ATGTTAATACAGCAAGAAAAACTTCCGTTGAGTGCCTATTCCGGTTTGTATGATTTAATTGTACCGAAGGAAAACCTTCTTAGAAAAATTAATGAGCTGATTGATTTTTCTTTCATCTATGATGAGCTTTTGAGCAAATACTGCTTAAACAATGGTCGCAATGCTGAAAGTCCGGTACGGATGTTTAAATACCTGCTTTTAAAAAGTATTTATACAGTTTCTGATGTAGATGTGGTAGAGCGTTCCCGGTATGATATGTCCTTTAAATATTTCTTGGATATGACTCCGGAAGAAGATGTAATCAATCCCAGTTCCCTTACAAAATTCAGAAAACTGCGTTTGAAAGATAGTGATCTTTTAAGCTTGCTCATTGGTAAAACCGTGAGTATTGCGATTGAAAAAGGCATCATCAAATCCAGATCCATCATTGTAGATGCCACTCACACCTTGTCGATGAGCAATCCTTTTTCAACGATAGAAGTATTGCGGGAGCGCTCAAAACTGCTTCGCAAGACCGTTTATCAGTTTGATGAAGAATTTAAAACTAAAATGCCCTCAAAAAATATTGAAAATGATTTAAACAAAGAATTGGATTATTGCAGAGAACTCGAAAAACGCATTGAAAACGAAGCTTCTATCAGGGAGATTCCTGCTGTAAAGGAGAAGCTGAATCTTTTGAAGGAAACAGTGAGAGACACCGGGGAGCAGATGGTTTTTTCAAAAGATGCCGACGCTAAAACGGGTCACAAATCGGCTGACAGTTCTTTTTTCGGATACAAAACGCACTTGGCGATGAGCGAAGAGCGGATTATTACGGCGGCCGTGGTAACTTCGGGAGAAAAAGGCGACGGCCCGGAACTGCCAAAATTACTGCAGATGAGCCAGGACAACGGGATGGAGGTAGATGCCATCATTGGTGACGCTGCTTACAGCGGAAAAGAAAATCTGAAAATTGCGGGCGAACAAAATATTAAAATAGTAGCCAGACTTAATCCTTCCATCACCCAGGGTTTTCGAAAAGATGAAGACCGTTTTGATTACAATAAAGATGCCGACCGTTTTGTGTGTCCTGCAGGGCATTTGGCGATTCGCAAAGCTCGTGGCGGGAAGAAACACGTAGGCGGAAATCAAGTGGATACCTATTATTTTGATATTGAAAAATGCAAGGTTTGCCCATTAAAAGAAGGATGTTATAAAGAAGGAGCAAAATCTAAAACTTATTCGGTTTCCATAAAATCAGACTTACATAAGGAGCAAATGATTTTTCAGGAAAGCGATTATTACAAAGAAAAATCGAAACACCGCTATAAAATCGAAGCCAAAAACAGCGAGCTTAAAAACGTACACGGCTACGACAGGGCGATTGCAAATGGTATTGAAAATATGCAAATGCAGGGTGCAATGGCTATTTTCACTGTCAATTTGAAGAGAATCCTGAAATTAATATAG
- a CDS encoding patatin-like phospholipase family protein, which produces MKKTTILSLDGGGIRGIITCIILRYIEEQLQIHDNPGAKLGDYFDLVAGSSTGGLIASIILCPDEHRKAKYSIQKGLELYAEKGGNIFQVSFWERLINPFGLLNEKISQEALEKNLNDFFGNLELKELIKPCLITSYDIENRRAKLFNSWNAHLSTDNFYVKDVCRATSAAPTYFSPAQIKSMYGQIFSLIDGGMFANNPALCAYAEARKIPFAEVLKNHQKANNPVVNDMIIISIGTGIESKSYPFKKLQKAGKIGWINPIIDILMSSNAETVDYQISQMFQTLGLRNKKNYYRLNPSLKNASPAMDNVKRSNIENLIQAGLGYIDDHRETLNQIVHKLIKNKI; this is translated from the coding sequence ATGAAAAAAACAACCATTCTTTCTTTAGACGGCGGCGGAATCAGAGGTATTATTACGTGTATTATTCTACGCTATATAGAAGAGCAATTACAGATTCATGATAATCCCGGAGCCAAGCTTGGAGATTATTTTGATCTTGTTGCAGGAAGCAGCACCGGTGGACTGATCGCTTCCATTATTCTATGTCCGGATGAGCATCGAAAAGCAAAATATTCGATCCAGAAAGGGTTGGAATTGTATGCAGAAAAAGGAGGCAACATTTTTCAGGTTTCTTTTTGGGAAAGGCTGATTAATCCTTTCGGACTGCTCAATGAAAAGATTTCCCAGGAAGCTCTCGAGAAAAACTTAAATGATTTTTTTGGAAATCTGGAGTTAAAAGAGCTAATAAAACCCTGCTTAATAACAAGTTATGACATTGAAAACCGAAGAGCAAAATTATTTAACTCGTGGAACGCCCACCTCAGCACCGATAATTTCTACGTAAAGGATGTTTGCAGAGCAACTTCCGCAGCGCCCACCTATTTCAGTCCGGCTCAGATAAAATCGATGTACGGGCAGATCTTCAGCCTCATCGACGGTGGAATGTTTGCTAATAACCCGGCCCTGTGCGCCTATGCTGAAGCCAGGAAAATTCCTTTTGCAGAAGTATTAAAAAATCATCAGAAAGCCAATAATCCGGTTGTCAATGATATGATTATTATTTCTATCGGAACAGGTATAGAATCCAAATCATATCCTTTCAAAAAATTACAAAAAGCCGGAAAAATAGGATGGATTAATCCTATTATTGATATTCTGATGTCTTCAAATGCAGAAACCGTCGATTATCAAATCAGTCAGATGTTTCAAACATTAGGCTTAAGAAATAAAAAAAATTACTATCGACTAAATCCCTCGTTGAAAAATGCCTCTCCCGCAATGGACAATGTTAAAAGATCAAATATTGAAAATTTAATACAGGCCGGATTGGGCTATATCGATGATCATAGAGAAACGCTGAACCAGATCGTTCACAAATTAATCAAAAACAAAATTTAG
- a CDS encoding M15 family metallopeptidase, producing MDKVTLQRIEKLHPSVRDEVVQIIKECDKALSGRAKIRITQGLRSFEEQEKLYAIGRITSGKKVTNAKAGQSIHNYGFAVDMCLIIDGRTASWDTAKDWDNDGIADWYECVTIFARHGWDWGGNWKTFKDLPHFEKKEIKTKKGMIKATWRNLAKMPRNEEGYIIL from the coding sequence ATGGATAAAGTGACTTTACAGAGAATTGAAAAACTGCATCCTTCCGTGCGGGACGAAGTAGTACAGATTATTAAAGAGTGCGACAAGGCACTATCGGGAAGAGCAAAAATAAGAATCACGCAAGGGCTCAGAAGTTTTGAAGAACAGGAAAAACTATATGCCATCGGAAGAATTACTTCGGGAAAAAAAGTAACCAACGCCAAAGCCGGGCAAAGCATTCATAACTATGGATTTGCGGTCGACATGTGCCTGATCATTGATGGCAGAACAGCAAGTTGGGACACCGCAAAAGACTGGGATAATGACGGGATTGCCGACTGGTATGAATGTGTGACTATTTTTGCCAGACATGGCTGGGACTGGGGAGGCAACTGGAAAACATTTAAAGATCTTCCCCATTTTGAAAAAAAAGAAATCAAAACAAAAAAAGGGATGATAAAAGCAACCTGGCGAAACCTTGCCAAAATGCCCCGCAATGAAGAAGGATATATTATTTTATAG
- a CDS encoding zincin-like metallopeptidase toxin domain-containing protein translates to MLTRVLEFIQMLVREFKKGVKNLFAQLEGFLDEIFGFGEKVGDHALTPAEKRVKEKQQRIKEKLERKNNKYSPDSIKGNGIYNGKILSNADIEDWAKLLKKKFGTTLKKVDKFEGSSILAQFDPNTNTILYKQNVTEYLMAHEHFHAEEMFKIGFDEYVKDAPLRGVKEIDYTTDNWKRLYKREKYVYDQLVKNAKKFNLNNEELYHAFIYLDIEIIIKLEKRNIKIPKI, encoded by the coding sequence TTGCTCACAAGAGTTCTGGAATTTATCCAAATGCTGGTCCGCGAGTTTAAGAAAGGCGTAAAAAATCTTTTTGCCCAATTAGAAGGTTTTCTCGATGAGATTTTCGGATTTGGTGAAAAAGTGGGAGATCATGCGCTGACGCCTGCGGAGAAGAGGGTGAAGGAGAAGCAACAGAGAATAAAAGAAAAACTGGAGAGGAAGAATAATAAATATTCTCCTGATAGTATAAAAGGTAATGGAATTTATAATGGGAAAATTCTCTCAAATGCAGATATTGAAGATTGGGCAAAATTATTGAAAAAGAAATTTGGAACAACATTAAAAAAAGTAGACAAATTTGAGGGTTCAAGCATTTTAGCTCAATTTGATCCCAATACCAATACAATTCTTTATAAACAGAATGTAACAGAATATTTAATGGCACATGAGCATTTTCATGCTGAAGAAATGTTTAAAATTGGATTTGATGAATATGTAAAAGATGCTCCATTGCGGGGAGTAAAAGAAATTGATTATACTACTGATAATTGGAAAAGATTATATAAAAGAGAAAAATATGTTTATGACCAATTGGTGAAAAATGCCAAGAAGTTTAACCTTAATAATGAAGAGTTATATCATGCTTTTATTTATCTTGATATAGAAATAATAATCAAATTAGAAAAAAGAAATATTAAAATTCCAAAAATATAA